Proteins from one Hoplias malabaricus isolate fHopMal1 chromosome 2, fHopMal1.hap1, whole genome shotgun sequence genomic window:
- the LOC136673342 gene encoding uncharacterized protein, translating to MLVDLKDLEENGINVGGETVKGALYCIAGDNLGSHSIGGFTENFSRSQYFCRYCEITRNEFQSDDPNICGPQRTPESYNSAVGQLQVEDRQDTKSIKMTDAEQSLLRTAISEVLPDLPEVTKDILEETLQSLGVETYCDFQFITEADLLSALRPVQARKVVAAWKLRYSGQTPETSNSPVGASLSTHGFFQCVSPRSSSSASSNSCPSPDIDWVDTFMIPWEKFPEDLMQSLERGKRPSPRMRREMVRIVVCEMMRKSSCVSKRNTTQVAKKMVAKYPNSLQDIIEGDVIGSGYHSLVKQLQNRIENVKRSTTPKMRKRKKCTEDSDTDEVPPERRAAIQDTYGCINWDLKFLPLGETPESQEEKKEKLKMMSQQTEVNPEEVKLIMKVTFYTQRKQINQGKDIKYLLEEWPFLFSELGMVVHFKELTGIGLKETFTRNVDMKGKRLLNYMKTVCVNKNKKFLQAVLKHKTTVGEVSGCSEDIKEMVLLLLSYFDEKEDVMFCYVEDTCLAGEVQMDQVPLTPTIVVCGQSCYSTRRFMLNVDRSIVQDKVTSFVSALCMMFGSYYCFNIHYPSDLASTLEFLQRCFFSINPEIGTKVEKTNTSRLHVNPRVLTLIQELSDHEWLDV from the exons ATGTTGGTGGATTTAAAAGATTTAGAGGAAAATGGAATCAATGTAGGGGGTGAAACAGTCAAAGGGGCTCTGTATTGTATTGCTGGTGATAATTTGGGTTCACACAGCATTGGTGGGTTTACTGAAAATTTTAGTCGGTCGCAGTATTTTTGCAGGTATTGTGAAATCACACGGAATGAGTTTCAGAGTGATGATCCAAATATATGTGGTCCACAGCGCACCCCTGAGAGTTACAATTCTGCTGTTGGTCAGCTACAAGTGGAAGACAGACAAGACACCAAAAGCATAAAG ATGACTGATGCAGAGCAATCATTACTGCGCACTGCCATTTCTGAGGTGTTACCTGACCTTCCAGAGGTGACAAAAGATATCCTAGAGGAGACCTTACAATCCCTTGGGGTGGAGACATATTGTGACTTTCAGTTTATCACGGAAGCTGATTTGCTGTCAGCGCTGAGGCCAGTTCAAGCCCGTAAAGTTGTTGCTGCTTGGAAGCTGAGATATTCAG GCCAGACTCCTGAAACCAGCAACTCACCTGTTGGTGCCTCACTGAGCACACACGGATTCTTCCAGTGTGTTTCACCTAGAAGTTCATCCTCAGCCTCTTCCAACAGCTGCCCAAGCCCTGATATAGACTGGGTGGATACTTTCATGATTCCATGGGAGAAGTTCCCAGAGGACCTAATGCAGTCATTAGAGAGAGGAAAACGACCAAGTCCACGAATGAGAAGAGAAATGGTCCGGATTGTAGTTTGTGAGATGATGCGAAAAAGTTCTTGTGTAAGTAAAAGGAATACTACTCAAGTTGCCAAAAAGATGGTGGCAAAATATCCAAATTCTCTGCAAGACATAATAGAGGGAGATGTGATTGGCTCAGGGTATCACTCTCTAGTCAAACAATTACAAAATAGGATAGAAAATGTGAAGAGATCAACAACCCCAAAAATGAGAAAACGAAAGAAATGCACTgaggactcagacacagatgaaGTGCCTCCAGAACGCAGAGCAGCAATCCAGGACACATATGGGTGCATAAACTGGGATTTAAAATTCCTGCCCCTTGGAGAGACACCTGAGAGccaggaagaaaagaaagaaaaactgaagATGATGTCTCAGCAAACTGAAGTAAATCCAGAGGAGGTCAAACTAATTATGAAGGTCACTTTCTACACGCAGCGTAAACAAATCAACCAGGggaaagatataaaatatctaCTGGAGGAATGGCCATTTTTGTTCAGTGAGCTTGGCATGGTGGTTCACTTCAAGGAGCTCACTGGAATTGGACTTAAAGAGACTTTCACACGAAATGTGGATATGAAGGGGAAACGGCTTCTGAACTACATGAAGACTGTTTGTGtcaacaagaacaaaaagttcCTACAGGCTGTGTTAAAGCATAAAACAACAGTGGGAGAGGTGAGTGGATGCTCAGAAGACATCAAAGAGATGGTGTTGCTTCTATTGTCCTACTTTGATGAGAAGGAAGACGTGATGTTCTGTTATGTGGAGGACACGTGCCTTGCTGGAGAAGTACAGATGGACCAAGTTCCCTTGACTCCCACCATTGTTGTGTGTG GGCAATCctgctattctacaaggcggtTTATGCTGAATGTGGATCGAAGCATTGTTCAGGATAAAGTCACCTCTTTTGTTTCTGCTCTGTGCATGATGTTTGGGAGCTATTATTGTTTCAACATTCATTATCCGTCAGACCTGGCATCAACCTTGGAGTTTCTGCAGAg gtgttttttctccatcaaCCCAGAGATAGGCACTAAAGTGGAGAAGACAAATACATCTCGTCTTCATGTGAACCCTAGAGTCCTTACCTTGATCCAGGAGCTTTCAGATCACGAGTGGCTTGATGTCTGA